Part of the Anopheles gambiae chromosome 3, idAnoGambNW_F1_1, whole genome shotgun sequence genome is shown below.
CACAGAGTCAAGCGCCGACCACGAAAATCGTGTACGATTCGGCGGGTAATCAGATCACGAGCACTTCCTCCTCGTACCAAGCCGCGCAGGGCTACAGTACCTCCTCGTTCCAGAGCTCCGACGGAGTCGATTTGTCGATGTCGGCCAAGGACAGTTCCGCTGGAACGGCCAAGCTTCGCCAGACGGCGAACAATCAGAATCAAGTGCTGTACGATACAGCCGGCAACCGGATCACGACCACCGGCTCCTCATCGTATCAAGCGGCGCAAGGTTACAGTTCCTCGTCCTTCCAGAGCTCCGAAGCGATGGATTCAAAGTCATCGAATGACTACATGTCCTCTACCAGTACATCCACGAAGCAGAGTCACAATGTGTCCACTTCCAAGGGTATGACGTCCAGCAGCGCAAAGGACTCTATCATCGACTCAACCACACTGGACAACTACTCGGTGCAGTTGCACGATTCGTCCACCGGTCAGCAACACTCTAACAATATGCTCATGAAAACGGAGTCGGCCCACACCGTGGCCAGCCTTTCGTCGGCACACGACGGACTGGCCAGTACGATCCAGAGCACGCAGCTCATTACGGAATCGGCGAGCGAGGCGCAGCAGCGCCAGCAACACTCGGAGTCGACCAAAACGTACGAAACGTCCTCGCACTATGCGCAGATGGACGAGGAAAGCCGTTCCCGGCGCAAGACGTCCGAGTATCGCGAGCAGCGCGAATCGAATGCCGCCATCCTGAAGCGCAAGATCTATGACGAGCACGGGCGGCGGCTGAACTTGATCGATGAGAAAATTGTGCCGAAAGACATCGTGACGGCGGACCTGCAGGACGACGTGACGAACGTGACCAAAACGTCGTTCGAGGCGAAACTGTTCAACCCGAAGCTGAAGCGATGGGAGCTGGTCGACCAGAAGACGATACTGGAGAAGGACATTACCACCGACATACCGGTGGAGATCGTCCAGGAGCTGGAGGTGGAGCGTCCCGAGCTGGCCAACATCACCACGACGATTCAGATGACGAAGGTTAGTGTTGCTACGCATTGCGGTTGGGTTCTGAAGGTGCTTTTGAACATCACAACTAACATTAATCCCTTAATGTGCTTGTATGTGTAGGTATACGATGCCAAGACCAAGCAGTGGAAAACGATCGATCAGAAGAAGCACATCGATGTGCTGGAAAAGATCACCTTCCTGGAGGAAAGCTCCGGACGCTCGGAGCTGGACGAGTCGGAGCGAACGAAAAACATGAAATCCATGGATATGGTGGTAGGTCTTGACGGAACAAGACACATCTAGATAATTTTAAAAGCTGCATTTTGTACTCGCATTTGTTCTTTCACAGGACCGTGTGACAATCAAGGAGGTGAGCGATCTAAGCGATCAGAAACGAAACCAGATCAACAAAACGTCCAAACGCACAGACCAACAAACCATCCAGGAGCAGTGCATCTGCGAAATCTGTACCTGCGGGTAAGTGTAACAATGAGTGGGGCGACCTCCCTCATGCCCACGTTTTTCTGTCCTCTTATTGGTCTCACGTCTGGCATTCAAACACCCACCAGCGGCATGGGGTACGTTGCATGTCCTTCAAAAGCGTTCAACGCGATCGGAAGAGGAAACTGCAGCGCACAGACGGCGATGCTCGTCCCCCTACTTGGTCGGAATTAATAGCTCCCACTGGTTCACTTCTCCCAATTCCTCCATGTCTCATTcatttccccccccctcccctgaCCACTTGCCCCCAATCAATGCCGACGACCGTGTGTAAACCTTAAATGGTCAATTGGCAAGATCGCCGTGCTGAGCGTGTTTGCGGTTCGTTTGGTCGCCGTCGTTTCAATTTATGCTCATTTACAATCAACCTACGCGCCTTGCCCGCGATGACATCATCGCGGGTGCTTTGCCACGATTGAGCCCGAGATGCGAGATAgtggtgttgctggtggtggtagttgtgcgATCATCATCGGCAGCGCCCGCTGTCAGCAATGTTGggtgttatttatttagtttgttttggtttgcctCTTGCCACGGATGCTTTCAGCTGTGAGCTCTTTTGATTCTTCTCTTCACACTTCTTCATTGTGTGGCGATTCCCTTTATGTAGAGGGTTTCTTATGTATTTTTGGCTTTTTGTGATTACAACAAAGCGATGAAATAGGGGtagttgtattttttatttttctaagtaaaatacaaaaacaaaaaacatgatgtataaaaaataatttatttcgtcGAGTATTTTTAAACTCATATTTTTATGTATTGGACCAATTTTTCTTGgtcaaatgctttttttaatgaCACCACAATTCTCATGTGCCTCTCAAATATAATCAAAAAGCTTTTATCAAGAGAAACTAGTTCACTTAATCCATACCGGTCATGGAATTGATCCCAATCTCTTAAAGGTTTTAGTATTGGTTCCGGAACCATATTTGTCTTGAAACTGATTTTAAACGTATAGCATTCCTGTCCTTGAACTAATCTTATAAAATATTACCCCTGAAACTGATCATGAATCTAAACCTATCCTGAATTTAACTAAGCACTCCCACTGTCTCTAGAGTTGATCCTAACACCATGTCGTTTCCCAAATTAATCTCCAACTAAATCGAATCAATACCGATCCTGGTATGATTCCGGGCACCATTTACACTTCAATGGTTTgatggcgggggggggggggggggaggggtgctCAGAATCCCTGTACTGGGCCCCTATACTTTATGAGTCCCTTCATCCATGGGGCCCCTATCTAGCACAGAAGCTCTTGCTGAGAGTACTGTACAAATTGTTCTATATGCTGGAATTACCATACACGGGGCCCCtacattgacggggccccccgcggccgctcagtccgcgCACCGTTAAATCTGCCACTGGGTTTAGGTActtaggggaaagcggggcaaaatgggcatgtggggcaaaatgggcaccctctatttaagcattttttgactacaaagatactttgcaatgctcaaaatgtattcattagagtgttctattaacaccatgtaagtttcataacccttacataacaaataacgaagaaaaatgcaaaataaggtttagtagcatattgatgtaatttttgccacttcgaaaataagcttaaaccagtgtcacagggatgcgttgaagttttacacGATATGTTTTTagagatatgatatttctatacaatttgtctgaagaaagcaaggcgattgaatacgtatttttactaatataacaaaaattacaaaaatgcttcacgtggggcaaaatggacagttacacttggggcaaaatgggcagatgctttcGACACAGCTTCTAAAGATTCGaatttgtagatttaaacgtgtaaaaactgttgtAATTTTGATAGCATATTTTTgtaagaattttaagggcttttctgaccagcaaaacaaaagatagaacgaaaatacatttcacgaaacgtgcgcaaaagcatagaccattacctaagcgcagttgttgtggcccattttgccccagtgttttgacgtttcacactttgtttacatgtgcccattttgccctagggctatgcccattttaccatTTTGTCAAAAAAGCTTCTCGAAAAACATCAACttgtattttacattattttaatgtttttaagttgttttcattctacgtggcaattttaatccatagttAAATGGTGGAGacatacaataatgaaagagatcattttgccccgctttctcCTACGTGAGCAACTGATTCCGCTACCATATTTGTCAATGAATCATTTCCGgcatcttttttaaatattcagcGCAGTTTTCCGATTAATTAGCCAGCACATAACTTaccattttttataaattataaattaattgTGTATATCCTTTTATGAACTTCACATTTCAGACGGCATAACTGCTACAACTGTGGAGGAGGTACTGCAACGACACAAACTAAATCCTCAAAATATACTGCCACGAgcaattcggaaaatttttaCCATCAAGGTAAATTTAATCCAGATATAAACTGTATGTGCactataattatttttattattttcttcttttagaAAATTTCACATCAGAGCTCAGTGCGCAAGCAACGTCGGGAAGACGAGGAACATGGACAATAGAAGATGCAGAAGATCATCTGAATCGAAGGGAATCGTACACGATTGAACATAGCAGCACCGCAAACGAAACATCGGAACGCAGACTCACGTGGACGAAGGATGATTTGGAAAAGGTTGATGTCACGAAGCTTAAAGCTGACTACGTGCGACCAAAACCAATCAAGCATGAAGATAATCTCAAGCCCGAAGGAGCATTTACGGTGCCGGAACGAGCAGGATACACCCCAGGGGAGCGTGTCAAGCCGATAAAACCCGATGACAACCTTCGTCCAGAGGGCGATTTCTCTACTCCAGAGAAGCTTCAGTACAGACCGGCCGAGCGACCAAAGCAGGTTCGACCTGAGGATAACCTCAGACCGGAAGGAGAGTTTGAGAAGCCTGAGAAGCCTCAGTACAGACCGGCCGAGCGTCCGAAGCAGATCAAACCTGAGGATAACCTGCGTACTGAGGGAGAGTTCCAGGCTCCTGAGCGTCCAGAGTATCGTCCTGGAGAACGACCGAAGCCTGTGCGTCACGATGATAATCTTCGTCCCGAGGGAGACTTCGAGCGTCCCGAGAAATCACCATTCCGACCAGCCGAGCGACCGAAGCAGGTTCGTCCTGAAGACAATCTTCGTCCAGAGGGCGAGTTCTCTACTCCAGAGAAGCCTCAGTACAGACCGGCCGAGCGACCGAAGCAGATTCGACCTGAGGATAACCTCAGACCGGAAGGAGACTTCGAGAAGCCTGAGAAGCCTCAGTACAGACCGGCCGAGCGTCCGAAGCAGATCAAACCTGAAGATAACCTGCGTACTGAGGGAGAGTTCCAGGCTCCTGAGCGTCCAGAGTATCGTCCTGGAGAGCGTCCGAAGCCTGTGCGTCACGATGATAATCTTCGTCCCGAGGGAGACTTCGAGCGTCCCGAGAAATCTCCATTCCGACCAGCCGAGCGACCGAAACAGGTTCGTCCTGAGGACAATCTTCGTCCAGAGGGCGAGTTCTCTACTCCAGAGAAGCCTCAGTATAGACCGGCCGAGCGACCGAAGCAGGTTCGACCTGAGGATAACCTCAGACCGGAAGGAGAGTTCGAGAAGCCTGAGAAGCCTCAGTACAGACCGGCCGAGCGTCCGAAGCAGATCAAACCTGAGGATAATCTGCATACTGAGGGTGAGTTCCAGGCTCCTAAGCGTCCAGAGTATCGTCCTGGGGAACGACCGAAGCCTGTGCGTCACGATGATAATCTTCGTCCCGAGGGAGACTTCGAGCGTCCCGAGAAATCACCATTCCGACCAGCCGAGCGACCGAAGCAGGTTCGTCCTGAGGACAATCTTCGTCCAGAGGGCGATTTCTCTACTCCAGAGAAGCCTCAGTACAGACCGGCCGAGCGTCCAAAACAGGTTCGTCCTCAAGATAACCTCAAGCCCGAAGGTGATTTCGAACGACCTCAGCCTACGATTGTAGGAAAGGCCGAGAGAGCTCAGATTGTTCGTCACGAGGACAATCTGTATATGGAAGGCAACTTCGAACGTACTGAGAAAACGGTTTACATATCTGGCGAGCGACCGAAGCCCATAAGACCTGATGATAATCTTCGTCCCGAGGGAGACTTCGAGCGTCCCGAGAAATCACCATTTCGACCAGCCGAGCGACCGAAGCAGGTTCGTCCTGAGGACAATCTTCGTCCAGAGGGCGAGTTCTCTACCCCAGAGAAGCCTCAGTACAGACCGGCCGAGCGTCCGAAGCAGATCAAACCTGAAGATAATCTGCGTACTGAGGGTGAGTTCCAGGCTCCTGAGCGTCCAGAGTATCGTCCTGGAGAGCGACCGAAGCCCATAAGACCTGATGATAATCTTCGTCCAGAGGGAGACTTCGAGCGTCCCGAGAAATCTCCATTCCGACCAGCCGAGCGACCGAAGCAGGTTCGTCCTGAGGACAATCTTCGTCCAGAGGGCGAGTTCTCTACTCCAGAGAAGCCTCAGTACAAATCGGCCGAGCGACCGAAGCAGGTTCGTCCTCAAGATAACCTCAGACCGGAAGGAGACTTCGAGAAGCCTGAGAAGCCTCAGTACAGACCGGCCGAGCGTCCGAAGCAGATCAAACCTGAAGATAACCTGCGTACTGAGGGAGAATTCCAGACTCCTGAGCGTCCAGAGTATCGTCCTGGAGAGCGACCGAAGCCCATAAGACCTGATGATAATCTTCGTCCTGAAGGAGACTTCGAGCGTCCCGAGAAATCTCCATTCCGACCAGCCGAGCGACCGAAGCAGGTTCGTCCTGAGGACAATCTTCGTCCAGAGGGCGAGTTCTCTACTCCAGAGAAGCCTCAGTATAGACCGGCCGAGCGTCCAAATCAGGTTCGTCCTCAAGATAACCTGAAGCCCGAAGGTGATTTCGAACGACCTCAGCCTACGATTGTAGGAAAGGCCGAGAGAGCTCAGATTGTTCGTCACGAGGACAATCTGTATATGGAAGGCAACTTCGAACGTACTGAGAAAACGGTTTACATATCTGGCGAGCGACCGAAGCCCATAAGACCTGATGATAATCTTCGTCCCGAGGGAGACTTCGAGCGTCCCGAGAAATCACCATTCCGACCAGCCGAGCGACCAAAGCAGGTTCGTCCTGAGGACAATCTTCGTCCAGAGGGCGAGTTCTCTACTCCAGAGAAGCCTCAGTACAGACCGGCCGAGCGTCCGAAGCAGGTTCGACCTGAGGATAACCTCAGACCGGAAGGAGAGTTCGAGAAGCCTGAGAAGCCTCAGTACAGACCGGCCGAGCGTCCGAAGCAGATCAAACCTGAGGATAATCTGCGTACTGAGGGTGAGTTCCAGACTCCTGAGCGTCCAGAGTATCGTCCTGGAGAGCGACCGAAGCCCATAAGACCTGATGATAATCTTCGTCCAGAGGGAGGCTTCGAGCGTCCCGAGAAATCTCCATTCCGACCAGCCGAGCGACCGAAGCAGGTTCGTCCTGAGGACAATCTTCGTCCAGAGGGCGAGTTCTCTACTCCAGAGAAGCCTCAGTACAGACCGGCCGAGCGACCGAAGCAGGTTCGACCTGAGGATAACCTCAGACCGGAAGGAGACTTCGAGAAGCCTGAGAAGCCTCAGTACAGACCGGCCGAGCGTCCGAAGCAGATCAAACCTGAGGATAATCTGCGTACTGAGGGTGAGTTCCAGACTCCTGAGCGTCCAGAGTATCGTCCTGGAGAGCGACCGAAGCCCATAAGACCTGATGATAATCTTCGTCCCGAGGGAGACTTCGAGCGTCCCGAGAAATCTCCATTCCGACCAGCCGAGCGACCGAAGCAGGTTCGTCCTGAGGACAATCTTCGTCCAGAGGGCGAGTTCTCTACTCCAGAGAAGCCTCAGTACAGACCGGCCGAGCGTCCGAAGCAGGTTCGACCTGAGGATAACCTCAGACCGGAAGGAGAGTTCGAGAAGCCTGAGAAGCCTCAGTACAGACCGGCCGAGCGTCCGAAGCAGATCAAACCTGAGGATAACCTGCGTACTGAGGGAGAGTTCCAGGCTCCTGAGCGTCCAGAGTATCGTCCTGGAGAGCGTCCGAAGCCTGTGCGTCACGATGATAATCTTCGTCCCGAGGGAGACTTCGAGCGTCCCGAGAAATCTCCATTCCGACCAGCCGAGCGACCGAAGCAGGTTCGTCCTGAGGACAATCTTCGTCCAGAGGGCGAGTTCTCTACTCCAGAGAAGCTTCAGTACAAATCGGCCGAGCGACCGAAGCAGGTTCGTCCTCAAGATAACCTCAGATCGGAAGGAGACTTCGAGAAGCCTGAGAAGCCTCAGTACAGACCGGCCGAGCGTCCGAAGCAGATCAAACCTGAAGATAACCTGCGTACTGAAGGAGAATTCCAGACTCCTGAGCGTCCAGAGTATCGTCCTGGAGAGCGACCGAAGCCCATAAGACCTGATGATAATCTTCGTCCTGAAGGAGACTTCGAGCGTCCCGAGAAATCTCCATTCCGACCAGCCGAGCGACCGAAGCAGGTTCGTCCTGAGGACAATCTTCGTCCAGAGGGCGAGTTCTCTACTCCAGAGAAGCCTCAGTATAGACCGGCCGAGCGACCGAAGCAGGTTCGACCTGAGGATAACCTCAGACCGGAAGGAGACTTCGAGAAGCCTGAGAAGCCTCAGTTCAGACCGGCCGAGCGTCCGAAGCAGATCAAACCTGAAGATAACCTGCGTACTGAAGGAGAATTCCAGACTCCTGAGCGTCCAGAGTATCGTCCTGGAGAGCGACCGAAGCCTGTGCGTCACGATGATAATCTTCGTCCCGAGGGAGACTTCGAGCGTCCCGAGAAATCTCCATTCCGACCAGCCGAGCGACCGAAGCAGGTTCGTCCTGAAGACAATCTTCGTCCAGAGGGCGATTTCTCTACTCCAGAGAAGCCTCAGTACAGACCGGCCGAGCGTCCGAAGCAAGTTCGTCCTCAAGATAACCTCAAGCCCGAAGGTGATTTCGAACGACCTCAGCCTACGATTGTAGGAAAGGCCGAGAGAGCTCAGATTGTTCGTCACGAGGACAATCTGTATATGGAAGGCAACTTCGAACGTACTGAGAAAACGGTTTACATATCTGGCGAACGACCGAAGCCCATAAGACCTGATGATAATCTTCGTCCCGAGGGAGACTTCGAGCGTCCCGAGAAATCACCATTCCGACCAGCCGAGCGACCGAAGCAGGTTCGTCCTGAGGACAATCTTCGTCCAGAGGGCGAGTTCTCTACTCCAGAGAAGCCTCAGTACAGACCGGCCGAGCGTCCGAAGCAGGTTCGACCTGAGGATAACCTCAGACCGGAAGGAGACTTCGAGAAGCCTGAGAAGCCTCAGTACAGACCGGCCGAGCGTCCGAAGCAGATCAAACCTGAGGATAATCTGCGTACTGAGGGTGAGTTCCAGACTCCTGAGCGTCCAGAGTATCGTCCTGGAGAGCGACCGAAGCCTGTGCGTCACGATGATAATCTTCGTCCCGAGGGAGACTTCGAGCGTCCCGAGAAATCACCATTCCGACCAGCCGAGCGACCGAAGCAGGTTCGTCCTGAGGACAATCTTCGTCCAGAGGGCGATTTCTCTACTCCAGAGAAGCCTCAGTACAGACCGGCCGAGCGTCCAAAACAGGTTCGTCCTCAAGATAACCTCAAGCCCGAAGGTGATTTCGAACGACCTCAGCCTACGATTGTAGGAAAGGCCGAGAGAGCTCAGATTGTTCGTCACGAGGACAATCTGTATATGGAAGGCAACTTCGAACGTACTGAGAAAACGGTTTACATATCTGGCGAGCGACCGAAGCCCATAAGACCTGATGATAATCTTCGTCCCGAGGGAGACTTCGAGCGTCCCGAGAAATCACCATTCCGACCAGCCGAGCGACCGAAGCAGGTTCGTCCTG
Proteins encoded:
- the LOC1279014 gene encoding titin; translation: MGLNNRDKQAKLKTQSLLDSERAGQQTVTTVTVDHGTVAMPLESMATVSSSTANNSSSFQQSSSSSSSTTSKVQSSAVESTVQRKSSDGRVISEVREQGSKKDGPKFSTVSSMRSEANRAKQIDSFIEEIHHIASDTIGSTALIGAPAGMELPAGTVTQKTVLLSGGESARKQSYVSESVGGGHTTLQSSVSGDASQQVISTIGPSKIEISKMALDSSAVSSSSTSKVMQSSSSAITKQEQQQSSSLSSSSQSAMHSEKNVSESSAISSSHKSESKQSKSSHTTSSSSSSSSTCKLMSSAQSKAQSVSETFQSSAHGTSDSAQSGRQTDTLSMNGGRQSLSTVQSSHLPDHSTYDQKSFQLVDGDGKTRQQHDSQSYSMAQSQAPTTKIVYDSAGNQITSTSSSYQAAQGYSTSSFQSSDGVDLSMSAKDSSAGTAKLRQTANNQNQVLYDTAGNRITTTGSSSYQAAQGYSSSSFQSSEAMDSKSSNDYMSSTSTSTKQSHNVSTSKGMTSSSAKDSIIDSTTLDNYSVQLHDSSTGQQHSNNMLMKTESAHTVASLSSAHDGLASTIQSTQLITESASEAQQRQQHSESTKTYETSSHYAQMDEESRSRRKTSEYREQRESNAAILKRKIYDEHGRRLNLIDEKIVPKDIVTADLQDDVTNVTKTSFEAKLFNPKLKRWELVDQKTILEKDITTDIPVEIVQELEVERPELANITTTIQMTKVYDAKTKQWKTIDQKKHIDVLEKITFLEESSGRSELDESERTKNMKSMDMVDRVTIKEVSDLSDQKRNQINKTSKRTDQQTIQEQCICEICTCGRHNCYNCGGGTATTQTKSSKYTATSNSENFYHQENFTSELSAQATSGRRGTWTIEDAEDHLNRRESYTIEHSSTANETSERRLTWTKDDLEKVDVTKLKADYVRPKPIKHEDNLKPEGAFTVPERAGYTPGERVKPIKPDDNLRPEGDFSTPEKLQYRPAERPKQVRPEDNLRPEGEFEKPEKPQYRPAERPKQIKPEDNLRTEGEFQAPERPEYRPGERPKPVRHDDNLRPEGDFERPEKSPFRPAERPKQVRPEDNLRPEGEFSTPEKPQYRPAERPKQIRPEDNLRPEGDFEKPEKPQYRPAERPKQIKPEDNLRTEGEFQAPERPEYRPGERPKPVRHDDNLRPEGDFERPEKSPFRPAERPKQVRPEDNLRPEGEFSTPEKPQYRPAERPKQVRPEDNLRPEGEFEKPEKPQYRPAERPKQIKPEDNLHTEGEFQAPKRPEYRPGERPKPVRHDDNLRPEGDFERPEKSPFRPAERPKQVRPEDNLRPEGDFSTPEKPQYRPAERPKQVRPQDNLKPEGDFERPQPTIVGKAERAQIVRHEDNLYMEGNFERTEKTVYISGERPKPIRPDDNLRPEGDFERPEKSPFRPAERPKQVRPEDNLRPEGEFSTPEKPQYRPAERPKQIKPEDNLRTEGEFQAPERPEYRPGERPKPIRPDDNLRPEGDFERPEKSPFRPAERPKQVRPEDNLRPEGEFSTPEKPQYKSAERPKQVRPQDNLRPEGDFEKPEKPQYRPAERPKQIKPEDNLRTEGEFQTPERPEYRPGERPKPIRPDDNLRPEGDFERPEKSPFRPAERPKQVRPEDNLRPEGEFSTPEKPQYRPAERPNQVRPQDNLKPEGDFERPQPTIVGKAERAQIVRHEDNLYMEGNFERTEKTVYISGERPKPIRPDDNLRPEGDFERPEKSPFRPAERPKQVRPEDNLRPEGEFSTPEKPQYRPAERPKQVRPEDNLRPEGEFEKPEKPQYRPAERPKQIKPEDNLRTEGEFQTPERPEYRPGERPKPIRPDDNLRPEGGFERPEKSPFRPAERPKQVRPEDNLRPEGEFSTPEKPQYRPAERPKQVRPEDNLRPEGDFEKPEKPQYRPAERPKQIKPEDNLRTEGEFQTPERPEYRPGERPKPIRPDDNLRPEGDFERPEKSPFRPAERPKQVRPEDNLRPEGEFSTPEKPQYRPAERPKQVRPEDNLRPEGEFEKPEKPQYRPAERPKQIKPEDNLRTEGEFQAPERPEYRPGERPKPVRHDDNLRPEGDFERPEKSPFRPAERPKQVRPEDNLRPEGEFSTPEKLQYKSAERPKQVRPQDNLRSEGDFEKPEKPQYRPAERPKQIKPEDNLRTEGEFQTPERPEYRPGERPKPIRPDDNLRPEGDFERPEKSPFRPAERPKQVRPEDNLRPEGEFSTPEKPQYRPAERPKQVRPEDNLRPEGDFEKPEKPQFRPAERPKQIKPEDNLRTEGEFQTPERPEYRPGERPKPVRHDDNLRPEGDFERPEKSPFRPAERPKQVRPEDNLRPEGDFSTPEKPQYRPAERPKQVRPQDNLKPEGDFERPQPTIVGKAERAQIVRHEDNLYMEGNFERTEKTVYISGERPKPIRPDDNLRPEGDFERPEKSPFRPAERPKQVRPEDNLRPEGEFSTPEKPQYRPAERPKQVRPEDNLRPEGDFEKPEKPQYRPAERPKQIKPEDNLRTEGEFQTPERPEYRPGERPKPVRHDDNLRPEGDFERPEKSPFRPAERPKQVRPEDNLRPEGDFSTPEKPQYRPAERPKQVRPQDNLKPEGDFERPQPTIVGKAERAQIVRHEDNLYMEGNFERTEKTVYISGERPKPIRPDDNLRPEGDFERPEKSPFRPAERPKQVRPEDNLRPEGEFSTPEKPQYRPAERPKQVRPEDNLRPEGDFEKPEKPQYRPAERPKQIKPEDNLRTEGEFQTPERPEYRPGERPKPVRHDDNLRPEGDFERPEKSPFRPAERPKQVRPEDNLRPEGEFSTPEKPQYRPAERPKQVRPQDNLKPEGDFERPQPTIVGKAERAQIVRHEDNLYMEGNFERTEKTVYISGERPKPIRPDDNLRPEGDFERPEKSPFRPAERPKQVRPEDNLRPEGEFSTPEKPQYRPAERPKQVRPEDNLRPEGEFEKPEKPQYRPAERPKQIKPEDNLRSEGEFQTPERPEYRPGERPKPVRHDDNLRPEGDFERPEKSPFRPAERPKQVRPEDNLRPEGDFSTPEKPQYRPAERPKQVRPQDNLKPEGDFERPQPTIVGKAERAQIVRHEDNLYMEGNFERTEKTVYISGERPKPIRPDDNLRPEGDFERPEKSPFRPAERPKQVRPEDNLRPEGEFSTPEKPQYRPAERPKQVRPEDNLRPEGDFEKPEKPQYRPAERPKQIKPEDNLRSEGEFQTPERPEYRPGERPKPVRHDDNLRPEGDFERPEKSPFRPAERPKQVRPEDNLKPEGSFEKPEKPQYRPAERPKQVKPLDNLRPEGDFERPKPTPVGKPDRAQIVKHEDNLRVEGNFERVEKTVFVAGERPKPIKPDDNLRPEGDFMTPEKQQFRPAERPKQIKPQDNLRPEGDFERPQKSPIGPGERPKPIRHDDNLRPEGSFERPEKATFKPAERPKQIRPEDNLRTEGEFEKPEKPQFRPAERPKQVKPQDNLQIEGDYNTFKEYTEQKQRKEAILKEVHEPGIADGAVLVTTQTVTTILKGEKKQPTGRQVTSNEVHDHATRSESESFTHSHSQHQQQHHTSEQVSSSTAINRAQRIEASTNERDQTTSQRSATKHSQSIHDVSGRNVAESITNHSQHHVVNGKTVVGGMTEHQSHSSHSLKSSSSSSKVHQTSSSTMQQHSSAIKSSSSSSSNTHQHQESLHQLQHGETRHTRTNGTIVTGDDGGPLPGGVQHHTREQMTGSQVSSSSSKVVIDGKVVTDKSASSKLASEKLAIDGVVVTDKSFVERQKTGFDGMESISNVQTTGQNVHGATSSNLQDTTSTSTGSHSSTKTQSQTRSTNNIIHAESSTNGHPVGRRNGSLTTSSQAGSGQMAETQVKKLIGGKWVTKTIKTESKSFAQDHHQHGAVHGDSKMVHSDHVARQQHQTQSAGTEMYSHSISTSSSSVSKSQSSSTIVSDKTVQRGVRETTVSAGSPSGRPAAGARGGSSIVLGESTIDSSSSKRQQTSTTTKLIGGKLVHVTNASDSNNNSSAGKASAQNASNAHHSSLQEQLSSQTASSTSTASNVMKSSRTSESSTTRNTSTIGQQSSTSQQQQQQQYNRKNTFASSENVNNSILCRPAQTSTATTTQHGANGVAGGMSVSGSIQRKSISNLNDSAMYSTTNRTSYSSLHRRGKESAESRMQDYVKTLETGTITNRTVRGQPCPPPTLAGTGLSNSSSTVTASSSTSMSAANQKSLRDYHSAMNVTRSSSTKANASSISFGDDKFHGTSSYKVQYIQQHEGRCPAAAHDNMKLSKVTKQHTYYVRDKK